The Corallococcus silvisoli genome contains a region encoding:
- a CDS encoding NUDIX hydrolase — protein MPYTPIVATLGYVMSPDGQQVLLIHRNTRPDDAHYGKYNGLGGKMDRDEDIAACMRREIREEAGIECTRMALRGTLSWPGFGKHGEDWLGFIFRIDAFEGTPLEKNPEGSLSWVPVASILSLSLWDGDRHFLPLVFDADPRPFHGVMPYEGGHAVSWSFTRL, from the coding sequence ATGCCCTACACCCCCATCGTCGCCACGCTGGGCTACGTGATGTCGCCGGATGGCCAGCAGGTGCTCCTCATCCACCGGAACACGCGCCCGGACGACGCGCACTACGGCAAATACAACGGCCTGGGCGGCAAGATGGACCGCGACGAGGACATCGCCGCGTGCATGCGCCGGGAGATCCGCGAGGAGGCCGGCATCGAATGCACGCGCATGGCCTTGCGCGGCACCCTGTCCTGGCCCGGCTTCGGCAAGCACGGCGAGGACTGGCTGGGCTTCATCTTCCGCATCGACGCCTTCGAGGGCACCCCGCTGGAGAAGAACCCCGAGGGCTCGCTGTCGTGGGTCCCGGTGGCCTCCATCCTGTCGCTGTCGTTGTGGGACGGGGACCGGCACTTCCTGCCGCTCGTGTTCGACGCGGACCCGCGCCCCTTCCACGGCGTCATGCCCTACGAGGGCGGCCACGCGGTGAGCTGGTCCTTCACGCGGTTGTAA
- a CDS encoding DUF1552 domain-containing protein, translating to MSRDFSRRSILKLLSGTAMAAPFAHLLTSSVAEAAEAAPLRFIALFTPHGYLPEYWTPKGSDTNYNIDFENSVLQPLQRHRDKLLVLDGLDYRVLYEHGRTGHEGGPVTFLTGSQVEVSSGDELPSGPSLDQVIGNTVGGTTQFRSLQLHAFEQFGAQHVYNSISFTENGSRVPFELNPANVYKRLFGGLGGSPAEAQAILAKRKSLLDYLIKDANRLKKRLAATEGTKLDTHLAALRDIERRLTNAGALNCERPEAPSDALSDLGDIDNMPGLTTLHMDLIARAFACDLTRVVTMTIPGPSMPWIGINEDIHNDIAHRTDTQSQPERTNIRLRMVRVQQWYAEQVAGLMDSLKAIPEGSGTVLDNTLILWGNELGDAAGHMNVSIPTVLAGGAGGKFRMGRMLSLRPNNKDPLANWPGPGSPLPGAVEHNKLLTSIAQAFGVNVDRFGHPDYTGTLPGLT from the coding sequence ATGTCCCGCGACTTTTCCCGACGCAGCATCCTGAAGCTCCTGTCCGGCACGGCCATGGCGGCGCCCTTCGCGCACCTGCTCACCAGCTCCGTGGCCGAGGCCGCCGAAGCCGCCCCCCTGCGCTTCATCGCGCTGTTCACCCCTCACGGCTACCTGCCGGAGTACTGGACGCCCAAGGGCAGCGACACCAACTACAACATCGACTTCGAGAACTCCGTCCTCCAACCGCTCCAGCGCCACCGCGACAAGCTGCTGGTGCTGGACGGCCTGGACTACCGCGTCCTCTACGAGCACGGCCGCACCGGCCACGAGGGCGGCCCCGTCACCTTCCTCACCGGCAGCCAGGTGGAGGTGTCCAGCGGCGACGAGCTGCCCTCGGGCCCTTCGCTGGACCAGGTGATTGGCAACACGGTGGGGGGCACCACCCAGTTCCGCTCGCTCCAGCTGCACGCCTTCGAGCAGTTCGGCGCCCAGCACGTCTACAACAGCATCTCCTTCACGGAGAACGGCTCGCGCGTGCCGTTCGAGCTGAACCCCGCCAACGTCTACAAGCGCCTCTTCGGGGGCCTGGGCGGCTCTCCCGCGGAGGCGCAGGCCATCCTGGCCAAGCGCAAGAGCCTGCTGGACTACCTCATCAAGGACGCCAACCGGCTGAAGAAGCGGCTGGCGGCCACCGAGGGCACGAAGCTGGACACGCACCTGGCGGCGCTGCGCGACATCGAGCGGCGGCTGACCAACGCGGGCGCGCTCAACTGCGAGCGGCCGGAGGCGCCGTCCGACGCGCTGAGCGACCTGGGCGACATCGACAACATGCCCGGCCTCACCACGCTGCACATGGACCTCATCGCCCGCGCGTTCGCGTGTGACCTGACGCGGGTGGTGACCATGACCATCCCCGGGCCGTCCATGCCGTGGATTGGCATCAACGAGGACATCCACAACGACATCGCCCACCGCACCGACACCCAGTCCCAGCCGGAGCGCACCAACATCCGCCTGCGGATGGTGCGGGTGCAGCAGTGGTACGCCGAACAGGTGGCCGGCCTGATGGACAGCCTGAAGGCCATCCCGGAGGGCAGCGGCACGGTGCTGGACAACACCCTCATCCTCTGGGGGAACGAGCTGGGTGACGCCGCCGGCCACATGAACGTGTCCATCCCCACGGTGCTGGCGGGCGGCGCGGGCGGGAAGTTCCGCATGGGCCGCATGCTGTCCCTGCGCCCCAACAACAAGGACCCCCTGGCCAACTGGCCGGGGCCGGGCAGCCCGCTGCCGGGCGCGGTGGAGCACAACAAGCTGCTCACCTCCATCGCCCAGGCCTTTGGCGTCAACGTGGACCGCTTCGGCCACCCGGACTACACGGGCACGCTGCCCGGCCTCACGTAG
- a CDS encoding ATP-binding domain-containing protein, whose product MAGQELSPEALALIAEEEALLSRVQQALSEARRQAAERTLDTQGLMAQLQVLRDDASTAHAADLPHVFTQMNEVRSMLERQETVPLPDANAPYFAHLRLSGPTGARDYLLGRTSFANLAAGVRVIDWRFAPVARVFYNYEEGDAFEEYFGDRLSEGEVEARRLVIIEKGVLTRISTGPHRLHRDAQGLWHSRGRDSASVLAGGSGTAARPGFLGVGRGATHVDDAFGVTALLDAEQYAAVSTGHEQPLLVLGSAGSGKTTVALHRLAKVAFDDAKTYPQARTKVVVPEEGLARLTRRLLAPLGLGKVSVETLDAWSLGTARSAFSVPGIKLSPETPALVSRFKRHPALRRALASRLPVFKGKPLPPTLDRLRLKLADAFMDRAFLEAVVADAKGELPRTVVEEVLEHTRQQTAVPLSRQFKGYDEDRLVTVDGRAIEADTPDALAGTLDPDDLPILMFLKAQRGALGADRLAHVVLDEAEDFSLFELFVVGQLLGDSRSCTLAGDEVQQTTAGFAGWTAALDELGIRDAATCRLQVSYRCPRPVVELARHVLGTQAPAASARAGREGAPVGFHHFPDEAQAWLFLGDALRDLVLREPHASVGVIASNREAAESFHRVIREMPWARLVLEGDFSFEPGVDVTDVDNVKGLEFDYVVLPDVTARAYPADDEARRRLHVAVTRSSHQLWVASSAVRSPLIRTFPGAEETAQG is encoded by the coding sequence ATGGCCGGACAGGAGCTGTCGCCCGAGGCGCTCGCGCTCATCGCCGAGGAAGAGGCCCTGTTGTCCCGCGTCCAGCAGGCGCTCTCCGAGGCGCGCCGCCAGGCCGCGGAGCGGACGCTGGACACCCAGGGGCTGATGGCGCAGCTGCAGGTGCTGCGCGACGACGCGTCCACCGCGCACGCGGCGGACCTCCCGCACGTCTTCACCCAGATGAACGAGGTGCGCTCCATGCTGGAGCGGCAGGAGACCGTGCCGCTGCCGGACGCGAACGCGCCCTACTTCGCGCACCTGCGCCTGTCCGGCCCCACCGGAGCGCGCGACTACCTGCTCGGCCGCACCAGCTTCGCCAACCTCGCCGCCGGCGTGCGCGTCATCGACTGGCGCTTCGCCCCCGTCGCGCGCGTCTTCTACAACTACGAGGAGGGCGACGCGTTCGAGGAGTACTTCGGCGACCGGCTCTCCGAGGGCGAGGTGGAGGCACGCCGGCTGGTCATCATCGAGAAGGGCGTGCTCACCCGCATCAGCACCGGCCCGCATCGCCTCCATCGCGACGCGCAGGGCCTCTGGCACTCCCGCGGGCGCGACTCCGCCTCCGTGCTCGCCGGGGGCAGCGGCACCGCCGCCCGCCCGGGCTTCCTGGGCGTGGGCCGGGGCGCGACGCACGTGGATGACGCCTTCGGCGTGACGGCGCTCCTGGACGCGGAGCAGTACGCGGCCGTCAGCACCGGCCACGAGCAGCCGCTGCTGGTGCTGGGCAGCGCGGGCAGCGGCAAGACGACGGTGGCCCTGCACCGGCTGGCGAAGGTCGCCTTCGACGACGCGAAGACGTACCCGCAGGCGCGCACCAAGGTCGTCGTCCCCGAGGAGGGCCTGGCCCGGCTGACGCGCCGGCTGCTGGCGCCCCTGGGCCTGGGCAAGGTGTCCGTGGAGACGCTGGACGCCTGGTCCCTGGGCACCGCGCGGTCCGCCTTCAGCGTGCCGGGCATCAAGCTGTCCCCGGAGACGCCCGCGCTCGTCTCCCGCTTCAAGCGCCACCCGGCCCTGCGCCGCGCGCTGGCGTCCCGCCTGCCCGTGTTCAAGGGCAAGCCCCTGCCCCCCACGCTGGACCGGCTGCGCCTGAAGCTGGCGGACGCGTTCATGGACCGCGCCTTCCTGGAGGCCGTGGTGGCGGACGCGAAGGGCGAGCTGCCGCGCACCGTGGTGGAGGAGGTGCTGGAGCACACCCGCCAGCAGACCGCCGTGCCGCTGTCGCGCCAGTTCAAGGGCTACGACGAGGACCGGCTCGTCACGGTGGACGGCCGCGCCATCGAGGCGGACACGCCCGACGCGCTCGCGGGCACCCTGGACCCGGACGACCTGCCCATCCTGATGTTCCTCAAGGCCCAACGGGGCGCGCTGGGCGCGGACCGCCTAGCGCACGTGGTGCTGGACGAGGCGGAGGACTTCTCCCTCTTCGAGCTCTTCGTCGTGGGCCAGCTGCTGGGCGACAGCCGCAGCTGCACGCTCGCCGGCGACGAGGTGCAACAGACGACGGCGGGCTTCGCGGGGTGGACGGCCGCCCTGGACGAGCTGGGCATCCGCGACGCCGCCACCTGCCGGCTCCAGGTGTCCTACCGCTGCCCGCGCCCGGTGGTGGAGCTGGCCCGGCACGTGCTGGGCACGCAGGCCCCGGCGGCCTCCGCGAGGGCCGGCCGCGAGGGCGCGCCGGTGGGCTTCCACCACTTCCCCGACGAGGCCCAGGCGTGGCTGTTCCTGGGAGACGCCCTGCGCGACCTGGTGCTGCGTGAGCCGCACGCGTCGGTGGGCGTCATCGCCAGCAACCGCGAAGCCGCCGAGTCCTTCCACCGCGTCATCCGCGAGATGCCCTGGGCCCGGCTCGTCCTGGAGGGAGACTTCTCCTTCGAGCCCGGCGTGGACGTGACGGACGTGGACAACGTGAAGGGCCTGGAGTTCGACTACGTCGTCCTGCCGGACGTGACGGCCCGCGCCTACCCCGCGGACGACGAGGCCCGCCGCAGGCTGCACGTCGCCGTCACCCGCTCCTCCCACCAGCTGTGGGTGGCCTCCTCCGCCGTGCGCTCCCCGCTCATCCGCACCTTCCCCGGCGCGGAGGAGACGGCTCAGGGCTGA
- a CDS encoding DUF2780 domain-containing protein, protein MKERGMDLIGQLSQQLGVDGTQAQGLAGSLLKMVQGTVQEKVGPDAAQQLEHAIPELQGWKQAAAEQAPAGDGGALGALGGMLGGGGGGGLMGALGGAAAHAGEVASVVAILQRFNLDAGKATLVAPLLLDFLKSRLDPGLVTKVLAVVPMLTGGAGGGSGSQGGGLGGMLGGLLGG, encoded by the coding sequence GTGAAGGAGCGCGGCATGGACCTCATCGGACAGCTCTCGCAGCAGCTTGGAGTGGATGGCACGCAGGCACAGGGGCTCGCGGGCTCGCTCCTGAAGATGGTGCAGGGCACGGTGCAGGAGAAGGTCGGCCCGGACGCGGCCCAGCAGTTGGAGCACGCCATCCCGGAGCTCCAGGGCTGGAAGCAGGCCGCGGCGGAGCAGGCCCCCGCGGGTGATGGGGGCGCCCTGGGCGCCCTGGGCGGCATGCTCGGCGGTGGCGGTGGGGGCGGCCTCATGGGCGCCCTGGGCGGCGCGGCGGCCCACGCGGGCGAGGTGGCCAGCGTGGTGGCCATCCTCCAGCGATTCAACCTGGACGCGGGCAAGGCCACCCTGGTGGCTCCACTGCTGCTCGACTTCCTCAAGTCTCGGTTGGATCCGGGGCTGGTGACCAAGGTCCTCGCCGTGGTGCCCATGCTCACGGGCGGTGCCGGCGGTGGAAGTGGCTCACAGGGCGGCGGGCTGGGCGGGATGCTCGGCGGGCTCCTGGGCGGCTGA
- a CDS encoding acyl-CoA dehydrogenase family protein produces MDERFTPEHEAFRRTVRQFVEQELAPHALAWDQAGEFPRDVYRRCGELGLFGINHDPAYGGSGLDYWYVAAFAEELARAWNGGVAMSLMVQGQMATPVINELGTDEQKREFLAPALAGERIAALAMSEPDAGSDLARLRTTAKRDGDDYVIQGAKTWISSGARADFLVLAVRTGGEGAPGISLVTMPTDVKGFAVSKKLQKVGHRSSDMAILYFEDCRIPARYVLGRENDGFFHIMNSFHAERLVTALHTVAVMDGLLREAIRYGRERKAFGQRLVDFQVWRHTFVDHATRVEAARQLTYQAVQLFNRKRKQKPVKEIAMAKLLTTDLAQRVAYDCQQFLGGMGYVEESHIARAWRDVRMLTLGGGTSEVMKEIIAGTMAL; encoded by the coding sequence ATGGATGAGCGCTTCACCCCCGAGCATGAGGCGTTCCGCCGCACGGTGCGCCAGTTCGTCGAGCAGGAGCTGGCCCCGCATGCGCTCGCGTGGGACCAGGCCGGCGAGTTTCCCCGCGACGTGTACCGTCGCTGCGGTGAGCTGGGCCTCTTCGGCATCAACCATGATCCCGCGTATGGCGGCAGCGGGCTGGACTACTGGTACGTCGCCGCCTTCGCGGAGGAGCTGGCGCGCGCCTGGAATGGCGGCGTGGCGATGTCGCTCATGGTGCAGGGACAGATGGCCACGCCGGTCATCAACGAGCTGGGCACCGACGAGCAGAAGCGCGAGTTCCTGGCCCCCGCGCTCGCGGGGGAGCGCATCGCGGCGCTGGCGATGAGCGAACCGGACGCGGGCTCGGACCTGGCCCGGCTGCGCACCACGGCCAAGCGGGACGGCGACGACTACGTCATCCAGGGCGCGAAGACGTGGATCTCCAGCGGCGCCCGCGCGGACTTCCTGGTGCTGGCGGTGCGCACGGGAGGGGAGGGGGCGCCGGGCATCTCGCTGGTGACGATGCCCACGGATGTGAAGGGCTTCGCGGTGTCCAAGAAGCTCCAGAAGGTGGGCCACCGTTCGTCGGACATGGCCATCCTCTACTTCGAGGACTGCCGCATCCCCGCCCGCTACGTGCTGGGCCGGGAGAACGATGGGTTCTTCCACATCATGAACAGCTTCCACGCGGAGCGGCTGGTGACGGCGCTCCACACCGTGGCGGTGATGGACGGGCTGCTGCGTGAAGCCATCCGCTACGGCCGCGAGCGCAAGGCGTTCGGACAGCGGCTGGTGGACTTCCAGGTCTGGCGTCACACCTTCGTGGACCACGCCACGCGGGTGGAGGCGGCGCGGCAGCTCACGTATCAGGCGGTGCAGCTCTTCAATCGCAAACGCAAGCAGAAGCCCGTGAAGGAGATCGCCATGGCCAAGCTGCTCACCACGGACCTGGCCCAGCGCGTGGCGTATGACTGCCAGCAATTCCTGGGCGGCATGGGCTACGTGGAGGAATCACACATCGCGCGGGCGTGGCGCGACGTGCGCATGCTCACCCTCGGAGGAGGGACGTCCGAGGTGATGAAGGAGATCATCGCCGGGACGATGGCGCTGTAG
- a CDS encoding SET domain-containing protein-lysine N-methyltransferase: protein MNLGPALFLHPGVKVRPCEWGMGVFTDVFIAAGELIEECHYLKVPQRQCRGEPLDDYVFEIRWHRHEEPRKGDWVALVMGYGMIYNHATEPNASYSRAVDRDVFRYHALRDIHPGEQICISYGENWWTARGEEVPP, encoded by the coding sequence ATGAACCTGGGCCCGGCGCTGTTCCTCCATCCCGGCGTGAAGGTCCGGCCGTGCGAGTGGGGGATGGGCGTCTTCACCGACGTGTTCATCGCGGCGGGCGAACTCATCGAGGAGTGCCACTACCTCAAGGTCCCCCAGCGCCAGTGCCGCGGCGAACCGCTGGACGACTACGTCTTCGAGATTCGTTGGCACCGCCACGAAGAGCCCCGCAAGGGCGACTGGGTCGCGCTCGTGATGGGGTACGGGATGATCTACAACCACGCCACCGAACCCAACGCGTCCTACAGCCGCGCGGTGGACCGGGATGTGTTCCGCTATCACGCACTGCGGGACATCCACCCCGGTGAGCAGATCTGCATCAGTTATGGCGAGAACTGGTGGACGGCCCGAGGTGAGGAAGTTCCTCCCTGA
- a CDS encoding lysylphosphatidylglycerol synthase transmembrane domain-containing protein codes for MAGTRAEPVSPLEEPLEVPAKRRRGWWIPGVLLLVALLAFVFSRHAEEKQFLELLRQARPAWLLVAVAFQVGTYLCVAAIWWVVLHRARLRVSLWALARLSLMKLAFDQVIPTGGVGGSVLVGRGLRREGASPGTAAGAVLLTVLCFYIAQALGVGASLFFLWRESELNEWIPWLVTGFGALAVVIPLAILWVTRHREWTPGRFTKRIPSLGTMLKAIAEVPPGMLLDPGLLVRGVVLQLGVYALDAATLGAMLRAMGQEVPMSTVIVAFMVASMAETVSIIPGGVGTYEAVSVGMLNLLGVPVEAALAGTMLLRGFTLWLPLLPGLYLLRRILRHRPVTGGQTG; via the coding sequence ATGGCGGGCACGCGCGCGGAACCGGTTTCCCCCCTGGAGGAGCCGCTGGAGGTCCCAGCGAAGCGCCGGCGTGGCTGGTGGATCCCCGGCGTCCTGCTCCTCGTCGCGCTCCTGGCCTTCGTGTTCTCCCGGCACGCGGAGGAGAAGCAGTTCCTGGAGCTGCTCCGGCAGGCCCGGCCCGCGTGGCTGCTGGTGGCCGTCGCGTTCCAGGTGGGCACCTACCTGTGCGTGGCGGCCATCTGGTGGGTGGTCCTGCACCGGGCGCGGCTGCGCGTCTCGCTCTGGGCGCTGGCGCGGCTGTCCCTGATGAAGCTGGCGTTCGACCAGGTCATCCCCACCGGCGGCGTGGGCGGGTCGGTGCTCGTCGGACGCGGGCTGCGCCGCGAGGGCGCGAGCCCCGGGACCGCCGCGGGCGCGGTGCTCCTGACGGTGCTGTGCTTCTACATCGCGCAGGCGCTGGGCGTGGGCGCGAGCCTCTTCTTCCTCTGGCGCGAGTCCGAACTCAACGAATGGATCCCCTGGCTCGTCACCGGCTTCGGCGCGCTGGCCGTGGTCATCCCGCTGGCCATCCTCTGGGTGACGCGGCACCGCGAGTGGACGCCGGGCCGCTTCACGAAGCGCATCCCCTCCCTGGGCACCATGCTCAAGGCCATCGCGGAGGTGCCGCCCGGGATGCTCCTCGACCCCGGCCTGCTCGTGCGCGGCGTCGTCCTCCAACTGGGCGTCTACGCCCTGGACGCGGCCACGCTGGGCGCCATGCTGCGCGCGATGGGCCAGGAGGTCCCCATGAGCACCGTCATCGTCGCCTTCATGGTCGCCTCCATGGCGGAGACGGTGTCCATCATCCCCGGCGGCGTGGGCACCTACGAGGCCGTGTCCGTGGGCATGCTCAACCTCCTCGGAGTCCCGGTGGAGGCGGCCCTCGCGGGCACCATGCTCCTGCGCGGCTTCACCCTCTGGCTGCCCCTGCTGCCCGGCCTCTACCTGTTGCGCCGCATCCTGCGCCACCGTCCCGTGACAGGAGGGCAGACAGGCTGA
- a CDS encoding DUF1592 domain-containing protein: MPLRRFYLSSALVLTASGCTGNIGGQDAALESSAAPARVRRLTRDEFNKSASAVLGTPVDIAQGFAAEDTILGFSTHERLQVTSLLADQIDSAAVTLAEQGKEELRDLYRCPSGKAADDCARSFIQTVGERAFRRPVTAEEAADLLALFNQGKQGGTMETGAELVLQALFSSASFLYRTELGPDSARKGQVVELTPYEVASELSFMVTGGPPDATLLAAAKAGSLSSPDEREAQARRLLKTDEARAKLRQFFIEWLGIGGLSKVNKNNLVYPDYSVDFRDSMVRERDAFLDAIVKDHAGSVEELLGANYSYVDETLASYYGDLSRTNVDDTGMGRVTLPPERLGILTQAGVMSTYAHFDSSSPIKRGKFVLTRLLCRTVPAPPANVSTIPPALSEDATTRERFAAHTNNPACASCHKTIDPMGFGMEDFDGLGQHRTEENGRRVDASGAVMAADGTTNLGSFTGGAQLARYLTTSEELANCVPLQLVRYAMGRDGHASDAQMLAAMRTGPYRTDHLKITEALVSLVRSDSFTQRRLPTR; this comes from the coding sequence ATGCCATTGCGTCGTTTCTATCTGTCCTCCGCTCTCGTGCTCACCGCCTCCGGCTGCACCGGCAACATCGGTGGGCAGGACGCGGCGCTGGAGAGCTCGGCGGCACCCGCGCGCGTGCGCCGGCTGACGCGCGACGAGTTCAACAAGTCCGCCTCCGCGGTGCTGGGGACGCCCGTGGACATCGCACAGGGCTTCGCGGCGGAGGACACCATCCTGGGCTTCTCCACCCACGAGCGGCTCCAGGTGACGTCGCTGCTGGCGGATCAGATCGACAGCGCGGCCGTGACGCTGGCGGAGCAGGGCAAGGAGGAGCTGCGCGACCTCTACCGGTGCCCCTCCGGCAAGGCAGCGGACGACTGCGCGCGCTCCTTCATCCAGACCGTGGGAGAGCGCGCCTTCCGCCGGCCGGTGACGGCGGAGGAGGCGGCGGACCTGCTGGCGCTCTTCAACCAGGGCAAGCAGGGCGGGACGATGGAGACGGGCGCGGAGCTGGTGCTCCAGGCGCTGTTCTCCTCCGCGTCGTTCCTGTACCGCACGGAGCTGGGGCCGGACTCCGCTCGCAAGGGTCAGGTCGTGGAGCTGACCCCCTACGAGGTCGCCTCCGAGCTGTCCTTCATGGTGACCGGCGGTCCCCCGGACGCGACGCTGCTCGCCGCCGCCAAGGCCGGCTCGCTGTCGTCGCCCGACGAGCGCGAGGCCCAGGCGCGCCGCCTGCTCAAGACGGATGAGGCGCGCGCGAAGCTGCGCCAGTTCTTCATTGAGTGGCTGGGCATTGGCGGCCTGTCCAAGGTCAACAAGAACAACCTCGTGTACCCGGACTACAGCGTGGACTTCCGCGACTCCATGGTCCGGGAGCGCGACGCCTTCCTCGACGCCATCGTGAAGGACCACGCGGGCTCCGTGGAGGAGCTCCTGGGGGCGAACTACTCCTACGTGGATGAGACGCTCGCCAGCTACTACGGCGACCTGAGCCGCACCAACGTGGACGACACCGGGATGGGCCGCGTGACGCTGCCCCCGGAGCGCCTGGGCATCCTCACCCAGGCGGGCGTGATGTCCACCTACGCCCACTTCGACTCGTCGTCCCCCATCAAGCGCGGCAAGTTCGTGCTCACGCGCCTGCTGTGCCGCACGGTGCCCGCGCCGCCCGCGAACGTGTCCACCATTCCCCCGGCCCTGTCGGAGGACGCCACCACCCGCGAGCGCTTCGCGGCGCACACCAACAACCCGGCGTGCGCCAGCTGCCACAAGACCATCGACCCGATGGGCTTCGGCATGGAGGACTTCGACGGCCTGGGCCAGCACCGCACGGAGGAGAACGGCCGCCGCGTGGACGCCAGCGGCGCGGTGATGGCGGCGGACGGCACCACCAACCTCGGCAGCTTCACCGGCGGCGCGCAGCTGGCGCGCTACCTGACGACGAGCGAGGAGCTGGCCAACTGCGTGCCGCTGCAGCTCGTGCGCTACGCGATGGGGCGTGACGGCCACGCCTCCGACGCGCAGATGCTCGCCGCCATGCGCACCGGCCCGTACCGCACGGACCACCTGAAAATCACCGAGGCGTTGGTCAGCCTGGTGCGCTCGGATTCCTTCACCCAGCGGCGTCTGCCCACCCGTTGA
- a CDS encoding pectin acetylesterase-family hydrolase has product MRSLLWMSLLALTAPVGAARAEVLVEGIVDVLVDGGNNYNWQKVTLPNTKCGNGSQYKFFVNKTGSPNVLFMMEGGGACWDYDSCSGRTGILGAANPNGIADDYMKQFTAKYVSPIVNGADPGLPFRDRKDIVTKGWNIVYLPYCTGDVHIGNNTKVYTDTTGGQAPLTWYHSGYTNTLAAANYAKQQFPNVQKLLVTGYSAGGTSTSAGYYFIRKAINPARGYMINDSGPIFMAPNANSLSRPLHDKIRSSWNLDSVFSQLPGSFSISDMGSINRMVATEFPNDQLAYTGYTMDYNYSRYSYERFRTPNDEASVHAYWKTDQDAFVTELNKYNNFSYFIPHQRAINASHCSTIITFVGSHACQRMEKKYWYEYISSPWQSYACHSEFVPMDVFLDRFINGNQRVRIYEPANNYNNEDAGMSILAPLINGALGG; this is encoded by the coding sequence ATGAGAAGTCTTCTCTGGATGAGCCTTCTGGCCCTCACCGCTCCCGTGGGCGCCGCGCGCGCCGAGGTGCTGGTGGAAGGCATCGTCGACGTGCTGGTCGACGGCGGAAACAACTACAACTGGCAGAAGGTGACGCTGCCCAACACCAAGTGTGGCAACGGCTCCCAGTACAAGTTCTTCGTGAACAAGACGGGCTCCCCCAACGTGCTGTTCATGATGGAGGGCGGCGGCGCGTGCTGGGACTACGACTCGTGTAGCGGCCGCACGGGCATCCTGGGCGCGGCGAACCCCAACGGCATCGCCGACGACTACATGAAGCAGTTCACGGCGAAGTACGTGTCCCCCATCGTCAACGGGGCGGACCCGGGCCTGCCCTTCCGCGACCGCAAGGACATCGTCACCAAGGGCTGGAACATCGTCTACCTGCCGTACTGCACGGGCGACGTGCACATCGGCAACAACACGAAGGTCTACACGGATACCACGGGCGGCCAGGCGCCGCTCACCTGGTACCACTCCGGCTACACCAACACGCTGGCCGCGGCGAACTACGCCAAGCAGCAGTTCCCCAACGTGCAGAAGCTGCTCGTCACGGGCTACAGCGCGGGCGGCACGTCCACCTCCGCCGGCTACTACTTCATCCGCAAGGCCATCAACCCGGCCCGCGGCTACATGATCAACGACTCCGGCCCCATCTTCATGGCGCCGAACGCGAACTCCCTGTCGCGCCCCCTGCACGACAAGATCCGCTCGTCGTGGAACCTGGACTCGGTGTTCAGCCAGCTGCCGGGCAGCTTCAGCATCAGCGACATGGGCTCCATCAACCGCATGGTGGCCACGGAGTTCCCGAACGATCAGCTCGCGTACACGGGCTACACGATGGACTACAACTACTCGCGCTACTCGTATGAGCGCTTCCGCACGCCCAACGACGAGGCGTCCGTCCACGCCTACTGGAAGACGGACCAGGACGCGTTCGTCACGGAGCTGAACAAGTACAACAACTTCAGCTACTTCATCCCGCACCAGCGCGCCATCAACGCCAGCCACTGCAGCACCATCATCACCTTCGTGGGCTCGCACGCCTGCCAGCGCATGGAGAAGAAGTACTGGTACGAGTACATCAGCAGCCCGTGGCAGTCCTATGCCTGCCACAGCGAGTTCGTGCCGATGGACGTCTTCCTGGACCGCTTCATCAACGGCAACCAGCGCGTCCGCATCTACGAGCCCGCCAACAACTACAACAACGAGGACGCGGGCATGAGCATCCTCGCGCCCCTCATCAACGGCGCGCTCGGCGGGTAG